A genomic window from Nocardioides rotundus includes:
- a CDS encoding DUF3311 domain-containing protein, whose protein sequence is MREQDRPLEGDAVPPTNKGMLAAAGVLLMIPVIALMAVFTYARDTPELFGWPFFFWYQMLWIIITPVMTYCAYVLVLKARGQSPKDVQ, encoded by the coding sequence ATGAGGGAGCAGGATCGACCGCTGGAGGGCGACGCCGTGCCTCCCACCAACAAGGGGATGCTCGCCGCGGCCGGCGTCTTGCTGATGATCCCGGTCATCGCGCTGATGGCGGTCTTCACCTATGCCCGGGACACCCCCGAGCTGTTCGGCTGGCCGTTCTTCTTCTGGTACCAGATGCTCTGGATCATCATCACGCCCGTGATGACCTACTGCGCCTACGTGCTGGTGCTCAAGGCCCGCGGGCAGTCGCCGAAGGACGTGCAGTGA
- a CDS encoding alpha/beta hydrolase gives MDPSTLPLTGRIDQHTIVSEALRDNPLGDPHERPLWVHVPPGYDEGTERLPVVYVIQGYTGSVTMWANTMPFKPTYLETADRVLAEGPPVIVVYVDAWTSYGGSQYVDSVGTGDYLTYLCEEVVPFVDERYRTLAARESRGIQGKSSGGYGAMTVPLRRPDVFGALATHAGDALYELCYLREFGEAARALRDFDGDVFAWWADFTARQPFTKPADSVLLELFGCSACYSPAPDGTPQLPFDPVTGEPVAEQWERWLANDPVRLVRERADVVPDLVAVWIDAGRSDDFFLDLGAQVFRDRVLEAGLPEDRLHFELFDGTHAGIDFRYPLSLAWLAERLAR, from the coding sequence ATGGACCCCTCGACCCTCCCGCTCACCGGCCGCATCGACCAGCACACGATCGTCTCCGAGGCGCTGCGCGACAACCCGCTGGGCGACCCGCACGAGCGACCGCTGTGGGTGCACGTCCCGCCCGGCTACGACGAGGGCACAGAGCGGCTGCCCGTCGTCTACGTCATCCAGGGCTACACCGGCAGCGTGACGATGTGGGCGAACACGATGCCGTTCAAGCCGACCTACCTCGAGACCGCCGACCGGGTGCTGGCCGAGGGCCCGCCGGTGATCGTGGTCTACGTCGACGCGTGGACCTCCTACGGCGGTTCGCAGTACGTCGACTCGGTCGGCACCGGCGACTACCTCACCTACCTGTGCGAGGAGGTGGTGCCGTTCGTGGACGAGCGCTACCGGACCCTGGCCGCGCGGGAGTCGCGCGGCATCCAGGGCAAGTCGTCGGGAGGGTACGGCGCCATGACGGTGCCGCTGCGTCGGCCCGACGTCTTCGGCGCGCTGGCCACGCATGCCGGCGACGCCCTCTACGAGCTGTGCTACCTGCGCGAGTTCGGCGAGGCGGCGCGGGCGTTGCGCGACTTCGACGGCGACGTGTTCGCGTGGTGGGCCGACTTCACCGCGCGGCAGCCTTTCACCAAGCCGGCGGACTCGGTGCTGCTGGAGCTCTTCGGCTGCTCGGCGTGCTACTCGCCCGCGCCGGACGGCACGCCGCAGCTGCCCTTCGACCCGGTGACCGGCGAGCCGGTGGCCGAGCAGTGGGAGCGGTGGCTGGCCAACGACCCGGTCCGGCTGGTGCGCGAGCGTGCGGACGTCGTACCCGACCTGGTGGCGGTGTGGATCGACGCCGGCCGCTCCGACGACTTCTTCCTCGATCTCGGCGCGCAGGTGTTCCGCGACCGGGTGCTCGAGGCGGGGCTGCCGGAGGACCGGCTGCACTTCGAGCTCTTCGACGGCACGCACGCCGGGATCGACTTCCGCTACCCGCTCTCCCTGGCCTGGCTCGCCGAGCGCCTGGCCCGCTGA
- a CDS encoding restriction endonuclease subunit S, whose product MSRIDELVEQLCPGGVSHRPLGEMGTFTRGNGLQKKDLLGSGVGAIHYGQVFTHYGTSATDTKSFVSAEMASKLRHARSGDLVIATTSENDEDVCKAVAWLGDSDIAVSGDACIYSHSLEPMYAAYYFQSSHFQTQKRRYITGTKLKRVSGADLARIVVPVPPMEVQREIVAVLDTMERLEAELEAELEARRLQYAHYRETLLQFGDDESVVWRPLGQVGSFQRGMRFTKADVVADGLPSIHYGEIYTVYGVSTDHARSHVRHDLQPQLRFADPATVVFAGVGETVEDVGNAVAWLGNEPVAIHDDTFGFTSPLDPTFVAYFARTAAFHAQKNRHVVRGKLKRLSSDSLARINIPVPSLKEQRRVTRILDSFDSLVNDLSSGLPAEIAARRKQYEYYRDRLLTFKELPA is encoded by the coding sequence ATGAGCCGCATTGACGAACTGGTCGAGCAGTTGTGTCCTGGGGGAGTGTCGCATCGACCTCTTGGTGAGATGGGCACCTTCACGAGGGGCAATGGGCTCCAGAAGAAGGACCTCCTCGGCTCAGGTGTGGGGGCGATCCATTACGGCCAGGTGTTCACGCACTACGGAACGTCCGCCACCGACACGAAGTCGTTCGTCTCCGCGGAGATGGCCAGCAAGCTCCGGCACGCAAGGAGCGGCGATCTCGTGATCGCGACGACGAGCGAGAACGACGAGGACGTGTGCAAGGCGGTGGCTTGGCTCGGGGACAGCGACATCGCAGTGAGTGGCGACGCCTGCATCTACTCCCACTCGCTGGAGCCGATGTACGCCGCGTACTACTTCCAGTCGAGCCATTTCCAAACGCAGAAGCGTCGCTACATCACCGGCACGAAGCTCAAGCGCGTCTCCGGGGCCGACCTGGCCCGAATTGTCGTTCCCGTACCGCCGATGGAGGTGCAGCGGGAGATCGTGGCGGTCCTTGACACCATGGAGCGGCTGGAAGCGGAGCTGGAAGCGGAGCTGGAAGCCCGGCGGCTGCAGTACGCCCACTATCGTGAGACATTGCTGCAGTTCGGCGATGACGAGAGTGTCGTGTGGCGTCCACTCGGGCAGGTGGGTAGCTTCCAGCGAGGCATGCGCTTCACCAAGGCTGACGTCGTGGCAGACGGGCTCCCGTCGATTCACTACGGAGAGATCTACACGGTCTACGGCGTCAGCACGGACCACGCCCGGTCACATGTCCGGCATGACCTCCAACCACAATTGCGATTCGCAGACCCAGCGACTGTCGTTTTCGCAGGGGTCGGGGAGACGGTTGAAGATGTCGGCAATGCTGTCGCTTGGCTGGGGAACGAGCCTGTTGCGATCCATGACGACACCTTCGGTTTCACCAGTCCTCTCGATCCGACGTTCGTTGCATACTTCGCTCGGACCGCTGCCTTCCACGCCCAGAAAAACAGGCACGTCGTGCGGGGCAAGCTGAAGCGCCTGTCGAGCGACTCCTTGGCAAGAATCAACATCCCTGTGCCCTCCCTCAAAGAGCAGCGGCGCGTCACCCGGATCCTCGACTCCTTCGACTCTCTCGTCAACGACCTCAGCTCCGGACTCCCCGCCGAGATCGCAGCCAGGAGGAAGCAGTACGAGTACTACCGCGATCGGCTCCTGACCTTCAAGGAGCTCCCGGCATGA
- the mctP gene encoding monocarboxylate uptake permease MctP, with amino-acid sequence MTALAAGTGGINWTALIVLVVLFSLVTVAGFMAGRFQRGDTLDSLDEWGLGGRRFGTWVTWFLLGGDLYTAYTFVAVPAAMFAAGSVAGFFAIPYTIIAYPIIFVFMARLWSVSHRHGYVTTADFVRGRYDARSLSLAVAVTGFLATMPYIALQLVGIQAVLEVAGVGGGDNWLAKDAPLFVAFALLAAYTYSSGLRAPAVIAFVKDALVYLVIIVAVIYLPAKVGGWDTIFGAAADKMGTTNPATGAPTGAFIPPGSSDAGPGLYWAFATLALGSAMALFMYPHAVTAVLSSKSRNTIRRNAAILPAYSFVLALLALLGWVAIAAGTQPIGLDGEPNPQLVVPQLFEDMFPAWFAGVAFAAVAIGALVPAAIMSIAAANTFTRNIYKEWLKPNATAKQEAQVSKLVSLVVKAFALVFVLTLDKQNAINFQLLGGIWMLQTFPAIVFSLYTRWFHRWALLAGWAVGMVYGTLTAYNVVNPVTGGHFGSSLAMVPGLEQMGYIALTAFVLNLVVAAVLSVVLNAAKVSNGTDETVRSDYHADAGDPRVQPLPTPPHEESPNP; translated from the coding sequence ATGACCGCCCTGGCCGCCGGGACCGGCGGGATCAACTGGACCGCGCTGATCGTGCTGGTCGTGCTCTTCTCCCTCGTCACGGTCGCCGGCTTCATGGCCGGCCGCTTCCAGCGCGGCGACACGCTGGACTCCCTGGACGAGTGGGGCCTGGGCGGGCGGAGGTTCGGCACCTGGGTGACCTGGTTCCTGCTCGGCGGCGACCTCTACACCGCCTACACCTTCGTCGCGGTCCCGGCGGCGATGTTCGCGGCGGGCTCGGTGGCCGGCTTCTTCGCCATCCCCTACACGATCATCGCCTACCCGATCATCTTCGTCTTCATGGCGCGACTGTGGTCGGTCAGCCACCGGCACGGCTACGTCACCACCGCGGACTTCGTCCGGGGGAGGTACGACGCGCGCTCACTGTCGCTGGCCGTCGCGGTCACCGGCTTCCTGGCCACGATGCCCTACATCGCCCTGCAGCTGGTCGGCATCCAGGCCGTCCTCGAGGTCGCCGGGGTCGGCGGCGGCGACAACTGGCTGGCCAAGGACGCCCCGCTCTTCGTGGCCTTCGCCCTGCTGGCGGCCTACACCTACTCCTCCGGGCTGCGGGCCCCGGCGGTCATCGCGTTCGTCAAGGACGCGCTGGTCTATCTCGTCATCATCGTCGCGGTCATCTACCTCCCGGCCAAAGTCGGCGGCTGGGACACCATCTTCGGTGCCGCCGCCGACAAGATGGGGACGACCAACCCGGCGACCGGCGCCCCCACCGGCGCCTTCATCCCGCCGGGCTCGAGCGACGCGGGGCCGGGGCTCTACTGGGCGTTCGCCACGTTGGCGCTCGGCTCGGCGATGGCGCTGTTCATGTACCCCCACGCCGTCACCGCCGTGCTCTCCTCGAAGTCGCGGAACACGATCCGGCGCAATGCGGCCATCCTGCCGGCGTACTCCTTCGTCCTGGCCCTGCTCGCCCTGCTCGGCTGGGTGGCGATCGCCGCCGGGACGCAGCCGATCGGCCTCGACGGCGAGCCGAACCCGCAGCTGGTGGTGCCGCAGCTGTTCGAGGACATGTTCCCCGCGTGGTTCGCCGGGGTCGCCTTCGCAGCGGTCGCCATCGGTGCGCTCGTGCCCGCGGCGATCATGTCGATCGCGGCCGCGAACACGTTCACCCGCAACATCTACAAGGAGTGGCTCAAGCCGAACGCGACCGCGAAGCAGGAGGCGCAGGTCTCCAAGCTGGTCTCGCTGGTGGTGAAGGCGTTCGCCCTGGTGTTCGTGCTGACCCTGGACAAGCAGAACGCGATCAACTTCCAGCTGCTCGGCGGGATCTGGATGCTGCAGACCTTCCCCGCGATCGTGTTCAGCCTCTACACCCGGTGGTTCCACCGGTGGGCGCTGCTCGCCGGCTGGGCGGTCGGCATGGTCTACGGCACGCTCACCGCCTACAACGTCGTCAACCCGGTGACCGGCGGGCACTTCGGCAGCTCGCTGGCGATGGTCCCGGGGCTGGAGCAGATGGGCTACATCGCCCTCACCGCGTTCGTGCTCAACCTCGTGGTGGCCGCGGTGCTCAGCGTCGTCCTCAACGCGGCGAAGGTCTCCAACGGCACCGACGAGACGGTGCGCAGCGACTACCACGCCGACGCGGGCGACCCCCGGGTGCAGCCGCTGCCCACGCCGCCGCACGAGGAGTCGCCCAACCCGTGA
- a CDS encoding type I restriction endonuclease subunit R encodes MSEPANFEPIVVSAESTVVAEFVPDSASATSYQSEADLERELIGLLRGQAYDYLTVTSEDTLVANLRTQLEAINAITFTDAEWERFFTTSIAGANDGIVEKTVRIQTDHVQVLKRDDGTIKNVHLIDKTNIHNNRLQVINQYEVGAGVGGGKHANRYDVTILVNGLPLVHVELKRRGVDIREAFNQIDRYQRDSFWAGSGLFEYVQLFVISNGTLTKYYSNTTRRAHLDERSGTRRAKRTSNSFEFTSWWADATNKPIRDLVGFTKTFFAKHALLNILTKYCVLTADRLLLVMRPYQIVATERILQKINVSTSYHRLGTLEAGGYVWHTTGSGKTLTSFKSAQLASRVPGVDKVLFVVDRKDLDYQTMREYDRFEKGAANSNTSTAVLKRQLEDPGVSIIITTIQKLANFINTHKGHAIYDGHVVIVFDECHRSQFGDMHAAITKAFRRYHLFGFTGTPIFTVNAARAGNPQLRTTPQTFGCFLHGDPRSCPPEQHQMAIHTYTIVDAISDKNVLPFRIDYVNTIKAPDGIDDKQVPAIDTERALLAPERVAQVTSYVLEHFDQKTRRASGYEMPVITNIAEVVGGRNKVRELKRAARVKGFNALMATASIDAAKRYYLEFTKQQAELNPGRQLRVATIFSYAANEEVGGDYLDEEHFETDRLDQASRDFLEHAIGDYNAMFGTSYDTSAEKFQNYYKDVSLRLKNRELDLLIVVNMFLTGFDATTLNTLFVDKRLVNHGLLQAYSRTNRILNAVKTYGNIVSFRDLEQETNDAIALFGNKEARGIVLLKPYADYHTEYADRVTQLLDQFPLGEDIVGEAAQKSFIALYGTILRLANILTSFDEFTGQEILTNRQSQDYRSIYLNLYRDFRQQADADKESIVDDVVFEIELIKQVEVNVDFILMLVQQWREARGDGSDREMEAVLTIERAVDSSLTLRNKRDLIMDFVDRVSASGDLDEEWRTFVEERRTEELDAIIAEEDLKPEPTRDFVDQALRDGAIPTGGTAIIRILPPVSRFGAADGHGHKKSRVLGRLQEFFDRFFDLGAVPKAD; translated from the coding sequence ATGAGTGAGCCAGCGAACTTCGAGCCGATCGTTGTCTCCGCGGAGTCCACGGTGGTCGCCGAGTTCGTGCCGGACTCGGCAAGCGCGACGTCGTACCAGTCCGAGGCCGACCTGGAGCGGGAGCTGATCGGACTCCTGCGCGGACAGGCCTACGACTACCTCACGGTCACCTCCGAGGACACCCTCGTCGCCAACCTCCGCACCCAGCTCGAGGCGATCAACGCGATCACGTTCACCGACGCCGAGTGGGAGCGCTTCTTCACCACCTCCATCGCGGGCGCCAACGACGGGATCGTGGAGAAGACCGTCCGCATCCAGACCGACCACGTCCAGGTCCTCAAACGCGACGACGGCACCATCAAGAACGTCCACCTGATCGACAAGACCAACATCCACAACAACCGTCTGCAGGTGATCAACCAATACGAGGTCGGCGCCGGCGTCGGCGGTGGCAAGCACGCCAACCGCTACGACGTCACTATCCTGGTCAACGGGCTGCCGCTGGTGCACGTCGAGCTCAAGCGCCGCGGGGTGGACATCCGCGAGGCGTTCAACCAGATCGACCGCTATCAGCGAGACAGCTTCTGGGCCGGGTCGGGGCTCTTCGAATACGTCCAGCTGTTTGTGATCAGCAACGGCACGCTGACCAAGTACTACTCCAACACCACCCGCCGCGCACACCTCGACGAGCGCTCGGGCACGAGGCGGGCGAAGAGGACGTCGAACTCCTTCGAGTTCACCTCGTGGTGGGCCGACGCAACCAACAAGCCGATCCGCGACCTGGTCGGCTTCACCAAGACGTTCTTCGCCAAGCACGCGCTGCTCAACATTCTGACGAAATACTGCGTGCTCACCGCCGACCGCCTGCTGCTGGTGATGCGGCCCTACCAGATCGTCGCCACCGAGCGGATCCTGCAGAAGATCAACGTCTCGACCAGCTACCACCGGCTCGGCACGCTGGAGGCCGGCGGATACGTCTGGCACACGACCGGCTCCGGCAAGACGCTGACCTCGTTCAAGTCCGCCCAACTCGCGTCCCGGGTCCCGGGCGTCGACAAGGTGCTCTTCGTCGTCGACCGCAAGGACCTCGACTACCAGACCATGCGGGAATACGACCGCTTCGAGAAAGGCGCCGCCAACTCCAACACCTCGACCGCGGTGCTCAAACGCCAGCTCGAGGATCCGGGCGTCAGCATCATCATCACCACGATCCAGAAGCTCGCGAACTTCATCAACACACACAAGGGCCACGCGATCTACGACGGCCACGTGGTGATCGTCTTCGACGAGTGCCACCGCTCTCAGTTCGGCGACATGCACGCCGCGATCACCAAGGCCTTCAGGCGCTACCACCTGTTCGGCTTCACCGGGACCCCGATCTTCACGGTCAACGCCGCCCGCGCAGGGAACCCGCAGCTGCGGACGACCCCCCAGACGTTCGGCTGCTTCCTCCACGGCGACCCGAGATCGTGCCCTCCCGAGCAGCACCAGATGGCGATCCATACCTACACGATCGTCGACGCGATCAGCGACAAGAACGTGCTGCCCTTTCGCATCGACTACGTCAACACGATCAAGGCACCGGACGGCATCGACGACAAGCAGGTCCCCGCGATCGACACCGAGCGGGCGCTGCTCGCGCCGGAGCGCGTCGCCCAGGTGACGTCCTACGTCTTGGAGCACTTCGACCAGAAGACCAGACGGGCGTCTGGATACGAGATGCCCGTGATCACCAACATCGCCGAGGTCGTCGGCGGTCGGAACAAGGTGCGCGAACTCAAACGAGCAGCCCGCGTGAAGGGATTCAACGCCCTCATGGCCACCGCGTCGATCGACGCGGCCAAGCGCTACTACCTAGAGTTCACCAAGCAGCAGGCCGAGCTCAACCCGGGGCGGCAGCTCCGCGTGGCCACGATCTTCTCCTACGCCGCCAACGAGGAGGTGGGCGGTGACTACCTTGACGAGGAGCACTTCGAGACCGATCGGCTGGACCAGGCGTCCCGCGACTTCCTCGAGCACGCCATCGGCGACTACAACGCGATGTTCGGCACCAGCTACGACACCAGCGCCGAGAAGTTCCAGAACTACTACAAGGACGTCTCGCTGCGACTGAAGAATCGCGAGTTGGACCTGCTGATCGTGGTCAACATGTTCCTCACCGGCTTCGACGCCACGACGCTCAACACGCTCTTCGTCGACAAGCGGCTGGTCAACCACGGCCTCCTGCAGGCCTACTCACGCACCAACCGGATCCTCAACGCGGTCAAGACCTACGGCAACATCGTCTCCTTCCGCGACCTCGAGCAGGAGACCAACGACGCGATCGCGCTCTTCGGCAACAAGGAGGCGCGAGGCATCGTCCTGCTCAAGCCCTATGCCGACTACCACACCGAGTACGCCGATCGGGTGACCCAGTTGCTCGACCAGTTCCCGCTGGGCGAAGACATCGTCGGTGAGGCCGCACAGAAGTCGTTCATCGCCCTCTACGGCACCATTCTGCGGCTGGCCAACATCCTCACCTCGTTCGACGAGTTCACCGGTCAGGAGATCCTCACCAACCGGCAGAGCCAGGACTACCGCAGCATCTACCTCAACCTTTACCGCGATTTCCGACAGCAGGCCGATGCCGACAAGGAGTCGATCGTCGACGACGTCGTCTTCGAGATCGAGCTGATCAAACAGGTCGAGGTCAACGTCGACTTCATCCTCATGCTCGTGCAGCAGTGGCGCGAGGCCCGCGGCGACGGCTCGGACCGGGAGATGGAGGCGGTGCTCACGATCGAACGCGCCGTCGACTCCAGCCTCACCCTGCGCAACAAGCGGGACCTGATCATGGACTTCGTCGACCGGGTCTCGGCCTCGGGCGACCTCGACGAGGAGTGGCGCACCTTCGTCGAGGAGCGGCGGACCGAGGAACTCGACGCGATCATCGCCGAGGAGGACCTCAAACCGGAGCCGACCAGGGACTTCGTCGACCAGGCGCTGCGCGACGGCGCCATCCCCACTGGCGGGACCGCGATCATCCGGATCCTGCCGCCGGTCTCACGCTTCGGTGCGGCCGACGGCCATGGGCACAAGAAGAGCCGCGTGCTGGGCCGACTCCAGGAGTTCTTCGACCGATTCTTCGACCTCGGTGCCGTCCCAAAGGCCGATTGA
- a CDS encoding type I restriction-modification system subunit M, producing the protein MTRESERAQLHKTIWRIANDLRGSVDGWDFKSYVLGMLFYRFISENLTAYLNRAEREAGYPDFDFAGLSDDQAEFARRDVVDEKGFYILPSELFVNVRARAAGDENLNETLARIFQNIEGSAKGSASEDDLKGLFDDLDVNSAKLGGTVAQRNAKLVKLLYAIGDLPLGNFEDSSIDLFGDAYEFLMQMYASQAGKSGGEYYTPQEVSELLARITVVGKTSVNKVYDPAAGSGSLLLKFAKVLGKDRVRKGFFGQEINLTTYNLARINMFLHDVNYADFDIAHGDTLTDPAHWDDEPFEAIVSNPPYSTKWEGDANPLLINDPRYAPAGVLAPKSKADLAFTMHMLHWLAVNGTAAIVEFPGVLYRGGAEQKIRKYLIDNNYVDTVIQLPPDLFFGTTIATCIIVLKKSKPDNSVLFIDASAEFSRQGNKNKLTEGHRAKILETFTTREPIEHFAALVPAADLAENSYNLSVSSYVEEEDTTEEVDITALNAEIAQIVARQAELRTKIDAIVADLEGDQG; encoded by the coding sequence ATGACCCGGGAGTCCGAGCGCGCGCAGTTGCACAAGACCATCTGGCGGATCGCCAACGACCTGCGCGGCAGTGTCGACGGGTGGGACTTCAAGTCCTATGTCCTGGGCATGCTGTTCTACCGGTTCATCTCCGAGAACCTCACGGCCTATCTCAACCGGGCCGAACGCGAGGCGGGCTACCCCGACTTCGATTTCGCCGGGCTGAGCGACGACCAGGCGGAGTTCGCCCGTCGGGACGTGGTCGACGAGAAGGGCTTCTACATCCTGCCGAGCGAGCTGTTCGTCAACGTGCGGGCCCGGGCGGCCGGTGATGAGAACCTCAACGAGACGCTGGCAAGGATCTTCCAGAACATCGAGGGCTCGGCCAAGGGCAGTGCCAGTGAGGACGACCTCAAGGGGCTCTTCGATGACCTGGACGTCAACAGCGCGAAGCTGGGGGGCACGGTCGCGCAGCGCAACGCCAAGCTGGTCAAGCTCCTGTACGCGATCGGTGACCTGCCGCTGGGCAACTTCGAGGACAGCTCGATCGACCTCTTCGGTGACGCCTACGAATTCCTGATGCAGATGTATGCCTCCCAGGCCGGCAAGTCCGGCGGGGAGTACTACACGCCGCAGGAGGTCTCCGAGCTCCTGGCGCGGATCACCGTGGTCGGCAAGACGTCGGTGAACAAGGTCTACGACCCGGCGGCGGGGTCGGGTTCGCTGCTGCTGAAGTTTGCCAAGGTGCTCGGCAAGGACCGGGTGCGCAAGGGGTTCTTCGGTCAGGAGATCAACCTGACGACGTACAACCTGGCGCGGATCAACATGTTCCTGCACGACGTCAACTACGCCGACTTCGACATCGCGCACGGCGACACGCTGACCGATCCGGCGCACTGGGACGACGAGCCGTTCGAAGCGATCGTGTCGAATCCGCCCTACTCCACGAAGTGGGAGGGTGACGCGAACCCGCTGCTGATCAACGACCCGCGGTATGCCCCCGCCGGAGTGCTGGCGCCGAAGTCGAAGGCCGACCTGGCATTCACGATGCACATGCTGCACTGGCTCGCGGTCAACGGCACCGCCGCGATCGTCGAGTTCCCCGGCGTCCTCTATCGCGGCGGGGCGGAGCAGAAGATCCGCAAGTACCTCATCGACAACAACTACGTCGACACCGTGATCCAGCTCCCGCCGGATCTCTTCTTCGGCACCACGATCGCGACCTGCATCATCGTGCTGAAGAAGTCGAAGCCGGACAACAGCGTGCTCTTCATCGATGCCTCCGCGGAGTTCAGCCGGCAGGGCAACAAGAACAAGCTCACCGAGGGGCACCGCGCGAAGATCCTCGAGACCTTCACCACCCGTGAGCCGATCGAACACTTCGCCGCTCTGGTGCCGGCCGCCGACCTGGCAGAGAACTCCTACAACCTCTCGGTCAGCTCCTACGTCGAGGAGGAGGACACCACCGAGGAGGTCGACATCACGGCGCTGAACGCCGAGATCGCTCAGATCGTCGCGCGGCAGGCAGAGCTGCGGACCAAGATCGACGCGATCGTGGCGGATCTGGAAGGAGATCAGGGATGA
- a CDS encoding restriction endonuclease, with amino-acid sequence MSRMPTWEEFMIPTLQVMADGTVRTRRDVRPLVADALALTDDQRQQALASGEAVHENRMGWALSFLTNVGALSRPSRGHYTITEAGRQLIELFPDGARVTDLKALADEPTSPIRPYVATVSRTPQTPQTTADSETLTPTEQVQVGVQRIYEEVAAELLIRLQGKEFGFFEDAVVRLLLKMGYGGSTGRGSVTQLSHDGGIDGVIDQDVLGLARVYVQAKRYADDNVVQRPDVQGFVGALSGKADSGVFITTSRFSEGARAYADGVPARIILVDGKRLTDLMIRFGVGVQVRETYHIVEIDEDFFA; translated from the coding sequence ATGAGCCGTATGCCCACGTGGGAGGAGTTCATGATCCCGACGCTGCAGGTGATGGCAGACGGCACGGTCCGCACCCGACGCGACGTGCGCCCGTTGGTCGCTGATGCGCTGGCGCTGACCGACGACCAAAGGCAACAAGCTCTGGCGTCAGGCGAGGCGGTCCACGAGAACAGGATGGGATGGGCACTGTCATTCCTCACCAACGTGGGCGCCTTGTCCCGACCATCGCGTGGTCACTACACGATCACCGAGGCGGGCCGGCAGCTGATCGAACTCTTCCCCGACGGTGCCCGGGTCACCGACCTCAAGGCACTGGCTGACGAGCCGACGTCCCCGATCAGGCCCTATGTGGCCACGGTGTCACGCACCCCTCAAACGCCGCAGACGACAGCCGACTCCGAGACTCTGACGCCGACCGAGCAGGTGCAGGTTGGTGTCCAGCGCATCTATGAAGAGGTCGCCGCCGAGCTCCTGATTCGTCTTCAGGGCAAGGAGTTTGGCTTCTTCGAGGACGCGGTCGTCCGCCTCCTGCTGAAGATGGGGTACGGCGGGTCGACGGGCCGTGGATCCGTGACCCAGCTCAGCCATGACGGCGGCATCGATGGGGTGATCGACCAGGACGTGCTCGGGCTCGCCCGGGTGTATGTCCAGGCCAAGCGGTATGCCGATGACAACGTCGTCCAGCGACCCGACGTCCAAGGTTTCGTCGGTGCCCTGAGTGGCAAGGCCGACAGTGGCGTCTTCATCACGACCAGCCGCTTCTCGGAGGGTGCCCGCGCCTACGCGGACGGTGTGCCGGCGCGGATCATCCTGGTCGACGGCAAGCGCCTGACCGACCTGATGATCCGCTTCGGGGTCGGAGTCCAAGTGCGCGAGACCTACCACATCGTCGAGATCGACGAGGACTTCTTCGCATGA